A single window of Fischerella sp. PCC 9605 DNA harbors:
- a CDS encoding TAXI family TRAP transporter solute-binding subunit, which yields MASKIPAKANPISFFEKLDPQSKLVFISLGIASIGLVIIIIWNIFLRLTAPQLTLAAGDPEGESYIISEAIQKVVKQKSHINIKLLPTGGTSQNLQLLQDGKAELATAQADVVGQEMDLVESRQSQPQQSQDKVSPTAVAVLYRDLFQLVVRDPNIKQFNQLRGKTIALPARGGQYQSFVKVAEHYGLMKADKPDFVISGLKSKYYDDKQAEEDFKAKRADALFRVRALGNLGIAQLVQDQDGRLLPITQAQAMKIKYPAFESAKIPQGAYRGNPPMPAIELDTVAVDRLLVAGEQVDNNLIQQITRIIFENRQAIANAIAEKHAEVKPLVASISRPRENDGTGIPIHPGAVAFYERDKPSFVQENADFLALILTIFLLVASWFKQLKLWIERGKKDEADDYIHSAINLMDKNLGNLEDRQKKLDETFKKAAEALIAERISQESFRTFNEAYKTTREAIEREGQITYQEIEQKQREISAEYIKAAVALLQDKTINQNLLQQELDAILERVATDLIAENISQESYRTFVEAYKTTRDAIERKN from the coding sequence ATGGCATCAAAAATTCCTGCCAAGGCGAATCCGATCAGTTTTTTTGAAAAGCTCGATCCCCAATCAAAGTTAGTCTTTATTAGTCTTGGGATTGCCAGTATAGGCTTAGTTATCATCATCATCTGGAATATTTTTCTCCGTCTGACGGCACCTCAACTAACCCTTGCTGCTGGAGACCCAGAAGGAGAAAGTTATATTATCAGTGAAGCCATTCAAAAAGTGGTTAAACAAAAATCTCACATTAATATTAAATTATTACCAACTGGCGGCACATCACAGAACCTGCAATTGTTACAAGACGGAAAAGCTGAGTTAGCAACGGCTCAAGCCGATGTTGTCGGTCAAGAAATGGATTTGGTAGAAAGCCGCCAATCTCAACCACAACAATCTCAGGATAAAGTATCTCCAACAGCTGTTGCCGTGTTGTATCGGGATTTGTTTCAGTTGGTAGTCAGAGATCCCAACATTAAACAATTTAATCAACTTCGGGGTAAAACAATCGCTTTACCTGCTAGAGGTGGGCAATATCAGTCTTTTGTGAAAGTAGCAGAACATTACGGTCTGATGAAAGCAGATAAGCCTGATTTTGTCATCTCAGGTTTAAAAAGCAAATATTACGATGATAAGCAAGCAGAAGAAGATTTTAAAGCTAAAAGGGCAGATGCATTGTTTCGCGTTCGCGCTTTAGGTAATCTTGGTATTGCTCAGCTTGTGCAAGATCAGGATGGACGTTTGCTACCTATTACCCAGGCACAAGCAATGAAAATAAAGTATCCTGCCTTTGAATCTGCCAAAATTCCTCAAGGGGCATACAGAGGCAATCCTCCTATGCCTGCGATTGAACTGGATACAGTGGCAGTGGATAGGCTACTAGTGGCTGGTGAGCAAGTAGATAACAATTTGATTCAACAAATCACCCGAATTATCTTTGAAAATCGTCAAGCGATCGCAAATGCGATCGCTGAAAAACATGCGGAAGTAAAACCCTTAGTCGCTAGTATTAGCCGTCCCCGAGAGAACGACGGAACAGGCATTCCTATCCATCCAGGCGCAGTTGCCTTTTACGAGCGAGACAAACCTTCTTTTGTCCAAGAAAATGCAGACTTTTTAGCTCTCATTTTAACAATTTTTCTCCTAGTAGCCTCCTGGTTCAAGCAACTGAAGTTATGGATTGAGCGTGGGAAAAAAGATGAAGCTGATGATTATATTCATTCAGCTATAAATCTCATGGATAAAAATCTAGGCAATCTGGAAGATAGGCAAAAAAAACTTGATGAAACTTTCAAAAAAGCTGCTGAAGCTTTAATCGCCGAAAGGATTTCTCAAGAGTCATTCCGAACTTTTAATGAAGCCTATAAAACTACTAGAGAAGCCATAGAAAGAGAAGGACAAATTACTTATCAAGAAATTGAACAAAAGCAAAGAGAAATTTCTGCGGAATATATCAAAGCCGCAGTTGCATTACTACAAGATAAAACAATAAATCAAAATTTACTTCAACAAGAGTTAGATGCAATTCTCGAACGAGTGGCAACCGATTTGATCGCAGAAAATATTTCTCAAGAATCCTATCGAACTTTTGTAGAAGCGTATAAAACTACAAGAGATGCAATTGAGCGGAAAAATTAA
- a CDS encoding LysR family transcriptional regulator has translation MRLEQLQAFLAIAETGSFQGAARKCSVTQSTISRQIQGLEADLGLELFHRTGQAKLTVAGERLLPRARKICQEWQTATQEIADLVAGKQPELCIAVIHSLCAYYLPPVLQQFCHDYPQVQLRVTSLGSDRALKVLKDGLVDVAIVMNNRFLTAGKEIVVEVLYDEPIEVLTAANHPLAQHERIPWSELIRYPQVVFKDGYGMQRLVQDRFERLQATLQAVLEVNTLDAFRGVVRQGELVALLPNSALVEARRDPTLAVRPLASNCALADNSSFTRRVVMVTTQDRLQIPPIQHFWQLVRDNVPPKVTLELSVC, from the coding sequence ATGCGATTAGAGCAGTTGCAAGCCTTTCTAGCGATCGCGGAAACCGGTAGCTTTCAAGGGGCAGCAAGAAAATGTAGTGTTACCCAATCAACTATCAGTCGCCAAATCCAGGGGCTGGAAGCGGATTTGGGCTTGGAACTGTTTCACAGAACGGGTCAGGCGAAGCTGACGGTTGCAGGTGAACGCTTGTTACCCCGTGCGCGTAAAATTTGCCAAGAGTGGCAAACAGCCACGCAGGAAATAGCAGATTTAGTAGCAGGAAAACAGCCCGAATTGTGCATTGCAGTGATTCACTCGCTGTGTGCTTATTACTTACCGCCGGTTTTGCAACAGTTTTGTCACGATTATCCACAAGTACAATTGCGGGTGACATCCTTGGGTAGCGATCGCGCCTTAAAAGTCCTCAAAGATGGACTAGTAGATGTGGCCATTGTCATGAATAATCGCTTTTTAACTGCTGGTAAAGAAATAGTGGTAGAAGTTTTATATGATGAACCTATAGAAGTTCTGACAGCAGCCAATCACCCCCTAGCACAACATGAACGCATTCCTTGGTCAGAGTTAATTCGTTATCCGCAGGTAGTTTTCAAAGATGGTTATGGTATGCAACGCCTTGTACAAGATCGATTTGAGCGCCTGCAAGCTACACTCCAAGCTGTTTTGGAAGTCAACACCTTAGATGCCTTCCGGGGAGTAGTACGTCAAGGAGAATTGGTGGCTTTGCTACCTAATTCGGCATTAGTAGAAGCACGTAGAGACCCTACCTTAGCAGTTCGTCCCCTAGCCAGCAATTGTGCTTTAGCTGATAATTCAAGTTTTACTCGCCGAGTAGTGATGGTTACAACTCAAGACCGCCTGCAAATTCCTCCTATTCAGCATTTTTGGCAATTAGTGCGAGATAATGTACCGCCAAAAGTTACTTTAGAGCTTTCGGTTTGTTAG
- a CDS encoding ferredoxin--nitrite reductase, whose translation MTDAATTITASLNRFEKFKAEKDGLAVKAEIEKFASQGWEAMDETDRDHRLKWVGVFFRPVTPGKFMMRMRMPNGILTSHQIRVLAEVVQRYGDDGSADITTRQNIQLRGIRIEDLPEIFQKFHTVGLTSVQSGMDNVRNITGDPVAGLDADELFDTRELVQQIQDMLTNKGEGNPEFTNLPRKFNIAITGGRDNSVHAEINDLAFVPAFQEGIGDRRLGTGEEFSQSPIANPQSPVFGFNILVGGFFSAKRCEAAIPLNAWVPPEDVVAVCRAVLEVFRDRGLRANRLKSRLMWLIDEWGLEKFRSEVEQHLGKPLINAAPKDEIDWEKRDHVGVYKQKQPGLNYVGLHVPVGRLTAEDMFEIARLADVYGSGEIRLTVEQNAIIPNVPDSRLTLFLAESLLEKFSVDPKPLTRSLVSCTGAQFCNFALIETKNRALTTIKALEEEVELTRPVRIHWTGCPNSCGQPQVADIGLMGTKARKNGKAVEGVDIYMGGKVGKDAHLGTCVQKGVPCEDLQPVLQDLLIKHFGAKPRQEALVIH comes from the coding sequence ATGACAGACGCAGCAACTACCATCACAGCCAGCCTCAATCGATTCGAGAAATTTAAGGCCGAAAAAGATGGACTCGCCGTCAAGGCAGAGATAGAGAAATTTGCCTCTCAAGGATGGGAGGCAATGGACGAAACTGACCGCGACCATCGCCTAAAGTGGGTGGGTGTGTTTTTTCGCCCAGTTACTCCGGGTAAATTTATGATGCGGATGCGGATGCCGAACGGTATTCTCACGAGTCATCAAATACGAGTGCTAGCAGAAGTAGTACAACGTTATGGTGATGACGGCAGCGCTGACATTACTACAAGGCAGAATATCCAATTGCGGGGCATCCGGATTGAAGACTTACCAGAAATTTTTCAGAAATTTCATACGGTTGGCTTAACCAGCGTGCAGTCAGGGATGGATAACGTCCGCAACATTACAGGCGACCCCGTGGCAGGTTTAGATGCGGATGAGTTATTCGACACGCGCGAGTTGGTGCAACAAATTCAAGACATGCTCACCAACAAAGGCGAAGGTAATCCAGAGTTCACCAATCTACCACGGAAGTTTAATATTGCCATCACAGGCGGACGGGACAATTCTGTTCACGCCGAAATAAATGATTTAGCTTTCGTTCCTGCATTTCAGGAAGGGATCGGGGATCGGAGATTGGGGACTGGGGAAGAATTTTCCCAATCCCCGATCGCCAATCCTCAATCCCCTGTATTTGGATTTAACATCTTGGTGGGTGGATTCTTTTCTGCCAAACGTTGCGAAGCGGCTATTCCTTTAAATGCTTGGGTACCGCCAGAAGATGTGGTTGCCGTATGTAGAGCAGTTTTGGAAGTTTTTCGCGATCGCGGTTTGCGTGCCAATCGTCTTAAATCCCGCCTGATGTGGTTGATTGACGAATGGGGTTTAGAAAAGTTTCGTTCAGAAGTGGAACAGCACTTGGGTAAACCATTAATCAACGCTGCGCCAAAAGACGAAATTGATTGGGAAAAACGCGACCATGTTGGGGTATACAAACAAAAACAACCAGGATTGAACTATGTGGGATTACACGTTCCTGTTGGTCGGTTAACTGCTGAAGATATGTTTGAAATAGCACGTCTGGCAGATGTGTACGGCAGCGGTGAAATCCGTCTTACAGTTGAGCAGAACGCGATCATACCTAATGTTCCTGATTCACGCTTGACACTGTTTTTAGCAGAGTCACTGCTAGAAAAGTTTAGCGTTGACCCCAAACCATTAACGCGATCGCTCGTTTCCTGTACTGGCGCACAATTTTGTAATTTTGCCCTGATTGAAACCAAAAACCGCGCCCTGACAACGATTAAAGCTTTGGAAGAGGAAGTAGAACTCACCCGTCCAGTACGAATTCACTGGACTGGTTGCCCCAACTCTTGCGGACAGCCCCAAGTTGCAGATATTGGCTTGATGGGAACCAAAGCCCGTAAAAATGGCAAAGCTGTAGAAGGGGTTGATATCTACATGGGCGGTAAAGTAGGCAAAGACGCACATTTAGGAACCTGTGTGCAAAAAGGCGTTCCTTGTGAAGACTTGCAGCCAGTGTTGCAAGATCTGTTGATTAAGCATTTTGGAGCAAAACCCAGGCAAGAAGCTTTAGTAATTCATTAG
- a CDS encoding HEAT repeat domain-containing protein, giving the protein MNNINQLLLQAQAAHNAANWQLLIQCLQQLTQQENSKNLESLENQEKLLELALSVLIMGDFQQRWEIAKVFVRLGAIAISPLIEILTDEEAEEELRWYAARLLGEFQQPEAIAALVELLKIEDDEELRTMAAAALGQMGTYAIAALTELLADEQTRLLAVRSLCIIRHKETIAPLLSVVDDPQISVRAAAIEALSSFHDERVPTVLLRALDDIATSVRREAVLGLSFRPDLREPLDLVTRLQSKLYDFNLEVCCAAAVALSRMGGDDAAKHLFQVLVSPHTPVKLQLETIRALCWMEMPSSLEYLRTALNQLESVTLWQEIVTVLGRVSNPQLASLAAEILLAMLEQKHPAVEIAAIKRAIALSLGQLGRMEAIEPLTKLLADSDELVRLHAIAALKNLAPQGEWESGGWGDGGMGR; this is encoded by the coding sequence GTGAATAACATCAACCAGCTTTTACTACAGGCGCAAGCAGCACATAATGCAGCCAACTGGCAACTTTTAATTCAATGCTTGCAACAGTTGACTCAACAAGAGAATTCAAAAAACCTAGAAAGTTTGGAAAACCAAGAAAAGCTGCTGGAATTAGCACTTTCTGTTTTAATAATGGGAGATTTTCAGCAACGTTGGGAGATCGCCAAAGTGTTTGTACGTCTGGGAGCGATCGCGATTTCCCCACTGATTGAAATATTGACAGACGAGGAGGCAGAGGAAGAATTACGCTGGTATGCGGCGCGACTGCTGGGAGAGTTTCAGCAGCCAGAGGCAATTGCTGCATTAGTAGAATTACTGAAAATAGAGGATGATGAAGAACTAAGGACAATGGCAGCAGCAGCACTGGGGCAAATGGGTACGTATGCTATTGCTGCCTTGACAGAACTCCTGGCAGATGAACAGACACGTCTTTTGGCAGTGCGATCGCTGTGTATCATCCGGCATAAAGAAACTATCGCACCGCTGTTGAGTGTAGTAGACGATCCCCAAATCAGCGTCCGTGCCGCTGCAATAGAAGCTCTTAGCAGCTTTCACGATGAACGCGTACCAACAGTACTTTTGCGTGCGTTGGATGATATCGCTACCTCAGTTAGACGGGAAGCAGTACTGGGTTTGAGTTTTCGTCCTGACTTGCGCGAACCATTAGATTTGGTGACAAGATTGCAATCTAAGCTTTATGACTTTAACCTTGAGGTTTGTTGTGCGGCAGCAGTTGCCCTGTCACGCATGGGTGGTGACGACGCAGCCAAGCACTTATTTCAAGTGCTAGTGTCACCTCATACGCCAGTGAAACTGCAATTAGAAACTATCCGCGCTCTCTGTTGGATGGAGATGCCATCTAGTTTGGAATATCTCCGCACAGCGCTTAACCAACTAGAATCAGTGACGCTATGGCAGGAAATTGTGACAGTTCTGGGGAGAGTCAGCAATCCCCAATTAGCCTCGCTAGCAGCAGAAATATTATTGGCCATGCTGGAACAAAAACATCCAGCAGTTGAGATTGCCGCAATCAAAAGAGCGATCGCGCTGTCTTTAGGACAATTAGGCAGGATGGAAGCAATCGAACCATTGACTAAACTTTTGGCAGATTCTGACGAATTAGTAAGACTGCACGCGATCGCGGCGCTGAAGAATCTTGCTCCTCAAGGGGAGTGGGAGAGTGGGGGATGGGGGGATGGGGGGATGGGGAGGTAG
- a CDS encoding anthranilate phosphoribosyltransferase family protein, with protein sequence MSNVFRELLKKVGSGNHTGENLTREEAAAATKMILLGEATPVQIGAFLIAHRIKRPTGEELAGMLDAYDELGPKLKPIASVRPVMVLGIPYDGRTRTAPINPITALLLAAAGQPVLMHGGDRLPTKYGLPLVDIWQGLGVDWTGLPLEKTQQVFEQTGIGFVYTPQHFPLTQSIWEYRDQLGKRPPFATMELIWCPYAGDAHIVAGYVHPPTEAMFQEALAQRGVTNFTTIKGLEGSCDLPRDRTAIVGLSKPAITNEIERLHLVPREYGFTTKNVPLDTTEELVAQMQGVLKAIPSELMQTALWNGGFYLWRSGICSDMRSGIAQAEELLTSGAVAAKLQEISSLIQSQASMVNRCTDVPWRVSTF encoded by the coding sequence ATGAGCAATGTATTTCGGGAATTACTGAAAAAGGTAGGCAGCGGTAATCATACGGGAGAAAATTTGACTCGTGAAGAAGCTGCTGCGGCAACAAAGATGATATTGCTGGGTGAAGCGACACCAGTTCAGATCGGGGCGTTTTTGATTGCTCACCGGATCAAACGTCCCACGGGGGAAGAGTTGGCTGGGATGTTGGATGCCTATGATGAACTAGGGCCCAAACTAAAACCGATCGCTTCGGTACGACCCGTCATGGTTTTAGGTATACCTTATGATGGCAGAACCCGCACTGCACCAATTAACCCCATTACAGCATTATTATTAGCCGCAGCTGGGCAACCAGTACTGATGCATGGGGGCGATCGCTTGCCGACAAAGTATGGTTTGCCCCTAGTGGATATTTGGCAGGGTTTAGGAGTTGATTGGACTGGTTTGCCGTTGGAAAAAACCCAGCAGGTATTTGAGCAAACTGGAATTGGCTTTGTTTATACTCCTCAGCATTTCCCCTTAACGCAAAGTATTTGGGAGTACCGCGACCAACTGGGCAAGCGTCCACCTTTTGCCACAATGGAGCTAATTTGGTGTCCTTATGCTGGCGATGCTCATATTGTCGCGGGGTATGTCCATCCTCCTACAGAAGCTATGTTTCAGGAAGCCTTAGCGCAGCGAGGAGTAACAAATTTTACCACTATCAAAGGATTGGAAGGCAGTTGCGACCTACCGCGCGATCGCACCGCGATCGTTGGTTTATCAAAACCTGCAATTACAAATGAAATAGAACGATTGCATTTGGTTCCCCGCGAATACGGCTTTACTACCAAAAACGTACCCTTGGATACTACTGAAGAACTTGTAGCCCAAATGCAAGGAGTATTAAAAGCCATACCTTCGGAACTGATGCAAACAGCTTTGTGGAACGGTGGGTTTTACCTGTGGCGTTCTGGTATTTGTTCAGATATGCGATCGGGTATAGCTCAAGCGGAAGAATTATTAACAAGTGGTGCAGTTGCAGCTAAACTCCAAGAAATTTCTTCGCTAATCCAGAGTCAAGCGTCAATGGTCAATAGATGTACAGATGTGCCGTGGCGCGTCTCTACTTTTTAA